A DNA window from Daucus carota subsp. sativus chromosome 3, DH1 v3.0, whole genome shotgun sequence contains the following coding sequences:
- the LOC108214927 gene encoding uncharacterized protein LOC108214927 isoform X2, translating into MGTSMDGTEQIQCDKPGPSSSFCRMIYTEIEEVGWEHLLRLGEDLTFLSFRFRDKKERVHVMEIMLDKTYPKCPPAVSADVPYIFTLEWLTNYRLTNVVKQFQKHLEKLQEFWSTLDVIDHDLWVIYPKQPTRATCYRQINMGDDCFLMLFISATDPRSLPECRFMGSDHKVNLLRKMWRRNCKRWIKDKPVPENLSNIFESKLPAPPSVHVSDNQTECGICYAQYLPTDVELGASSGSTTDYTCDNKVCNRAFHSICLGDWLLTLTTTRQSYNVLFGNCPYCSDPVAIKVNVKK; encoded by the exons atgggTACCAGCATG GACGGCACTGAGCAGATCCAGTGCGACAAACCCGGCCCCTCATCTTCTTTTTGTCGCATGATATATACGGAG ATCGAAGAAGTTGGATGGGAGCATCTACTGAGGCTTGGAGAAGATCTTACATTTCTTAGCTTCCGCTTCAG AGACAAAAAAGAAAGAGTACATGTGATGGAGATAATGCTGGATAAAACATATCCGAAATGCCCGCCTGCGGTTTCTGCA GATGTGCCTTATATTTTTACTTTGGAGTGGCTGACAAATTACAGACTTACGAATGTTGTAAAACAATTCCAGAAG CATCTAGAGAAACTTCAGGAGTTCTGGTCTACATTGGATGTTATTGATCATGATCTTTGGGTTATTTATCCGAAACAGCCAACTCGTGCTACTTGTTATCGTCAAATCAATATGG GAGATGATTGCTTTCTGATGCTGTTCATAAGTGCCACGGATCCACGATCTTTACCGGA ATGTCGCTTTATGGGCTCAGATCACAAGGTAAACTTGTTAAGAAAGATGTGGAGGAGAAATTGCAAAAGATG GATTAAGGACAAACCAGTTCCTGAAAATCTTTCAAACATATTTGAATCAAAACTTCCAGCACCACCCAGTGTTCATGTGAGCGATAATCAAACTGAATGTGGGATCTGTTATGCACAATATCTTCCCACGG ATGTTGAACTTGGAGCTAGCAGCGGAAGCACCACTGATTATACATGTGATAATAAAGTCTGCAATAGGGCCTTCCATAGTATATGTCTTGGGGATTGGTTGCTCACACTTACTACAACAAGACA GTCATATAACGTTCTGTTTGGGAACTGTCCATATTGTTCAGACCCAGTTGCCATCAAAGTTAATGTAAAGAAGTGA
- the LOC108214927 gene encoding uncharacterized protein LOC108214927 isoform X1: MTNNWIKLAVNYYFMGTSMDGTEQIQCDKPGPSSSFCRMIYTEIEEVGWEHLLRLGEDLTFLSFRFRDKKERVHVMEIMLDKTYPKCPPAVSADVPYIFTLEWLTNYRLTNVVKQFQKHLEKLQEFWSTLDVIDHDLWVIYPKQPTRATCYRQINMGDDCFLMLFISATDPRSLPECRFMGSDHKVNLLRKMWRRNCKRWIKDKPVPENLSNIFESKLPAPPSVHVSDNQTECGICYAQYLPTDVELGASSGSTTDYTCDNKVCNRAFHSICLGDWLLTLTTTRQSYNVLFGNCPYCSDPVAIKVNVKK; encoded by the exons ATGACCAACA ATTGGATCAAACTTGCggtgaattattattttatgggTACCAGCATG GACGGCACTGAGCAGATCCAGTGCGACAAACCCGGCCCCTCATCTTCTTTTTGTCGCATGATATATACGGAG ATCGAAGAAGTTGGATGGGAGCATCTACTGAGGCTTGGAGAAGATCTTACATTTCTTAGCTTCCGCTTCAG AGACAAAAAAGAAAGAGTACATGTGATGGAGATAATGCTGGATAAAACATATCCGAAATGCCCGCCTGCGGTTTCTGCA GATGTGCCTTATATTTTTACTTTGGAGTGGCTGACAAATTACAGACTTACGAATGTTGTAAAACAATTCCAGAAG CATCTAGAGAAACTTCAGGAGTTCTGGTCTACATTGGATGTTATTGATCATGATCTTTGGGTTATTTATCCGAAACAGCCAACTCGTGCTACTTGTTATCGTCAAATCAATATGG GAGATGATTGCTTTCTGATGCTGTTCATAAGTGCCACGGATCCACGATCTTTACCGGA ATGTCGCTTTATGGGCTCAGATCACAAGGTAAACTTGTTAAGAAAGATGTGGAGGAGAAATTGCAAAAGATG GATTAAGGACAAACCAGTTCCTGAAAATCTTTCAAACATATTTGAATCAAAACTTCCAGCACCACCCAGTGTTCATGTGAGCGATAATCAAACTGAATGTGGGATCTGTTATGCACAATATCTTCCCACGG ATGTTGAACTTGGAGCTAGCAGCGGAAGCACCACTGATTATACATGTGATAATAAAGTCTGCAATAGGGCCTTCCATAGTATATGTCTTGGGGATTGGTTGCTCACACTTACTACAACAAGACA GTCATATAACGTTCTGTTTGGGAACTGTCCATATTGTTCAGACCCAGTTGCCATCAAAGTTAATGTAAAGAAGTGA
- the LOC108210975 gene encoding homeobox-leucine zipper protein HAT22 isoform X2 — MGFDRNVCETGLKLGLGFSPAVEIIPAKAGNHSHPCRPKAVALSFEPSLTLGLVSGDKVNDGFVIKPSSCEILYRQDSTGASSFSNASVKREREQRGSEETETTARVSSRVISDEDDDGSNGRKKLRLTKAQSALLEESFKLHSTLNPKQKQELAKELNLRPRQVEVWFQNRRARTKLKQTEVDCEYLKKCCETLTDENRRLQKEVQELKALKVAQPLYMQLPAATLTMCPSCERVGGSGGPPATSADNSSKETFSSITTPKPHFYNSFPNPSAAC; from the exons ATGGGATTTGATCGTAATGTTTGTGAAACAGGCCTAAAGCTAGGGTTGGGTTTTTCACCAGCGGTGGAAATCATTCCGGCGAAGGCCGGTAATCACAGTCATCCTTGCCGGCCCAAGGCCGTGGCTTTGAGTTTCGAGCCGTCTTTGACCCTGGGTCTTGTTTCAGGTGACAAAGTCAATGATGGTTTTGTTATTAAGCCGTCTTCATGTGAGATATTGTATCGGCAAGATAGTACCGGAGCATCCTCTTTCTCGAATGCCAGTGTGAAGAGGGAGAGAGAGCAGCGTGGAAGTGAAGAAACAGAGACCACGGCTAGGGTTTCTTCGAGGGTTATtagtgatgaagatgatgatggtAGTAATGGCAGAAAAAAGCTCAGGCTCACCAAAGCTCAATCCGCCCTTCTTGAAGAAAGCTTCAAACTACATAGCACTCTCAATCCT AAACAAAAGCAAGAACTAGCAAAGGAGCTAAATTTAAGGCCACGGCAAGTTGAAGTCTGGTTCCAGAACAGGAGAGCCAG GACAAAGCTAAAGCAGACAGAAGTGGACTGTGAGTACTTGAAAAAATGCTGCGAAACTCTAACAGATGAGAACAGGAGGCTCCAGAAAGAGGTTCAAGAACTAAAAGCACTTAAAGTGGCTCAACCGTTGTATATGCAGCTGCCAGCGGCCACTCTTACCATGTGTCCTTCGTGCGAAAGAGTCGGCGGGAGCGGCGGCCCTCCCGCCACTAGCGCTGATAATTCCTCCAAGGAGACCTTTTCTTCAATCACTACCCCGAAGCCTCACTTCTATAACTCCTTCCCTAATCCATCAGCAGCTtgttaa
- the LOC108214929 gene encoding probable xyloglucan endotransglucosylase/hydrolase protein 7 — protein MASMLKYSNAALLPLYVVCFLIPAALARPATYLQDFRTTWGDTHIRQLDGGRAIQLVLDQNSGCGFASKYQYLFGKVSMKIKLIPGDSAGTVTAFYMNSDTDTIRDELDFEFLGNRTGQPYTVQTNVYAHGKGDREQRVNLWFDPAAAFHTYSILWNHNMVVFYVDDVPIRVYKNNEARGIPFPKSQPMGVYSTLWEADDWATRGGIEKIDWSKAPFLSYYKDFDIEGCPVPGPAACASNVRNWWEGAAYKQLSPIEARRYRWVRMNHMTYDYCTDKSRYPNTPPECLAGI, from the exons ATGGCCTCAATGTTGAAGTACTCAAATGCAGCTCTTTTGCCGCTGTATGTGGTTTGTTTCTTGATCCCTGCAGCGTTGGCTCGACCTGCAACGTATCTGCAGGACTTCCGCACTACCTGGGGCGATACTCATATCAGGCAGCTCGACGGGGGCAGGGCCATTCAGCTAGTTCTAGACCAGAATTCTG GGTGTGGATTTGCTTCCAAGTATCAGTACTTGTTCGGAAAAGTTAGCATGAAGATCAAACTCATCCCCGGTGATTCTGCAGGGACAGTTACTGCCTTTTAT ATGAATTCCGACACTGACACAATACGCGATGAGCTCGACTTTGAGTTTTTAGGGAACCGGACTGGACAGCCTTACACAGTCCAAACCAATGTGTACGCTCATGGAAAAGGTGACAGAGAACAGAGGGTTAACCTTTGGTTTGACCCTGCTGCAGCATTTCACACTTACTCTATTTTGTGGAACCACAATATGGTTGT GTTTTATGTGGATGACGTACCCATCAGAGTGTACAAGAACAATGAAGCAAGAGGAATTCCGTTCCCAAAGTCTCAACCGATGGGAGTTTACTCAACATTGTGGGAAGCTGATGATTGGGCAACCAGAGGAGGAATAGAGAAGATAGACTGGAGCAAAGCTCCATTTCTTTCATACTACAAGGACTTCGACATTGAAGGATGCCCTGTGCCAGGACCAGCTGCTTGTGCCTCTAACGTCCGTAACTGGTGGGAAGGTGCAGCTTACAAACAACTCAGCCCTATCGAAGCTAGGCGATACAGGTGGGTTCGAATGAATCACATGACCTACGACTACTGCACCGACAAGTCCCGCTACCCCAATACGCCCCCTGAGTGTCTTGCAGGCATCTAA
- the LOC135151550 gene encoding glycine-rich protein DOT1-like, whose product MAEIGEICRYVFVFDSGGGGSGGDGGGGGGYEGEDDGGGGDGTGGGGGREDEEGEGGGGLNLLVIDTVEADMERRRTWRGSGHGWGGGMKLQEVKVEAGWVGGESGVAGEFSDILLRV is encoded by the exons ATGGCAG AAATTGGGGAAATCTGCAGATATGTTTTTGTATTTGATTCTGGTGGTGGTGgcagtggtggagatggtggaggtggcgGTGGATATGAAGGTGAGGACGACGGAGGTGGAGGTGACGGAACTGGAGGTGGTGGAggaagagaagatgaagaaggagaAGGTGGAGGTGGGTTGAATTTGTTGGTTATAGATACGGTGGAGGCGGACATGGAGAGACGGCGGACATGGAGGGGCAGTGGACATGGATGGGGTGGCGGCATGAAGTTACAGGAAGTGAAGGTGGAGGCAGGTTGGGTTGGAGGAGAAAGTGGGGTTGCaggagaatttagtgatattctcctTAGAGTTTAG
- the LOC108214927 gene encoding uncharacterized protein LOC108214927 isoform X3 has product MTNNWIKLAVNYYFMGTSMDGTEQIQCDKPGPSSSFCRMIYTEIEEVGWEHLLRLGEDLTFLSFRFRDKKERVHVMEIMLDKTYPKCPPAVSAHLEKLQEFWSTLDVIDHDLWVIYPKQPTRATCYRQINMGDDCFLMLFISATDPRSLPECRFMGSDHKVNLLRKMWRRNCKRWIKDKPVPENLSNIFESKLPAPPSVHVSDNQTECGICYAQYLPTDVELGASSGSTTDYTCDNKVCNRAFHSICLGDWLLTLTTTRQSYNVLFGNCPYCSDPVAIKVNVKK; this is encoded by the exons ATGACCAACA ATTGGATCAAACTTGCggtgaattattattttatgggTACCAGCATG GACGGCACTGAGCAGATCCAGTGCGACAAACCCGGCCCCTCATCTTCTTTTTGTCGCATGATATATACGGAG ATCGAAGAAGTTGGATGGGAGCATCTACTGAGGCTTGGAGAAGATCTTACATTTCTTAGCTTCCGCTTCAG AGACAAAAAAGAAAGAGTACATGTGATGGAGATAATGCTGGATAAAACATATCCGAAATGCCCGCCTGCGGTTTCTGCA CATCTAGAGAAACTTCAGGAGTTCTGGTCTACATTGGATGTTATTGATCATGATCTTTGGGTTATTTATCCGAAACAGCCAACTCGTGCTACTTGTTATCGTCAAATCAATATGG GAGATGATTGCTTTCTGATGCTGTTCATAAGTGCCACGGATCCACGATCTTTACCGGA ATGTCGCTTTATGGGCTCAGATCACAAGGTAAACTTGTTAAGAAAGATGTGGAGGAGAAATTGCAAAAGATG GATTAAGGACAAACCAGTTCCTGAAAATCTTTCAAACATATTTGAATCAAAACTTCCAGCACCACCCAGTGTTCATGTGAGCGATAATCAAACTGAATGTGGGATCTGTTATGCACAATATCTTCCCACGG ATGTTGAACTTGGAGCTAGCAGCGGAAGCACCACTGATTATACATGTGATAATAAAGTCTGCAATAGGGCCTTCCATAGTATATGTCTTGGGGATTGGTTGCTCACACTTACTACAACAAGACA GTCATATAACGTTCTGTTTGGGAACTGTCCATATTGTTCAGACCCAGTTGCCATCAAAGTTAATGTAAAGAAGTGA
- the LOC108210975 gene encoding homeobox-leucine zipper protein HAT22 isoform X1, with translation MGFDRNVCETGLKLGLGFSPAVEIIPAKAGNHSHPCRPKAVALSFEPSLTLGLVSGDKVNDGFVIKPSSCEILYRQDSTGASSFSNASVKREREQRGSEETETTARVSSRVISDEDDDGSNGRKKLRLTKAQSALLEESFKLHSTLNPQKQKQELAKELNLRPRQVEVWFQNRRARTKLKQTEVDCEYLKKCCETLTDENRRLQKEVQELKALKVAQPLYMQLPAATLTMCPSCERVGGSGGPPATSADNSSKETFSSITTPKPHFYNSFPNPSAAC, from the exons ATGGGATTTGATCGTAATGTTTGTGAAACAGGCCTAAAGCTAGGGTTGGGTTTTTCACCAGCGGTGGAAATCATTCCGGCGAAGGCCGGTAATCACAGTCATCCTTGCCGGCCCAAGGCCGTGGCTTTGAGTTTCGAGCCGTCTTTGACCCTGGGTCTTGTTTCAGGTGACAAAGTCAATGATGGTTTTGTTATTAAGCCGTCTTCATGTGAGATATTGTATCGGCAAGATAGTACCGGAGCATCCTCTTTCTCGAATGCCAGTGTGAAGAGGGAGAGAGAGCAGCGTGGAAGTGAAGAAACAGAGACCACGGCTAGGGTTTCTTCGAGGGTTATtagtgatgaagatgatgatggtAGTAATGGCAGAAAAAAGCTCAGGCTCACCAAAGCTCAATCCGCCCTTCTTGAAGAAAGCTTCAAACTACATAGCACTCTCAATCCT CAGAAACAAAAGCAAGAACTAGCAAAGGAGCTAAATTTAAGGCCACGGCAAGTTGAAGTCTGGTTCCAGAACAGGAGAGCCAG GACAAAGCTAAAGCAGACAGAAGTGGACTGTGAGTACTTGAAAAAATGCTGCGAAACTCTAACAGATGAGAACAGGAGGCTCCAGAAAGAGGTTCAAGAACTAAAAGCACTTAAAGTGGCTCAACCGTTGTATATGCAGCTGCCAGCGGCCACTCTTACCATGTGTCCTTCGTGCGAAAGAGTCGGCGGGAGCGGCGGCCCTCCCGCCACTAGCGCTGATAATTCCTCCAAGGAGACCTTTTCTTCAATCACTACCCCGAAGCCTCACTTCTATAACTCCTTCCCTAATCCATCAGCAGCTtgttaa